One Accipiter gentilis chromosome 11, bAccGen1.1, whole genome shotgun sequence DNA window includes the following coding sequences:
- the ERGIC2 gene encoding endoplasmic reticulum-Golgi intermediate compartment protein 2 isoform X1: MRRLNRKKTLNLMKELDAFPKVPESYVETSASGGTVSLIAFTTIAFLTVMEFMVYRDTWMKYEYEVDKDFTSKLRINIDITVAMRCQYVGADVLDLAETMVASADGLIYEPVVFDLSPQQKEWQRMLQLIQSRLQEEHSLQDVIFKSAFKSASTALPPREDNSLQSPDACRIHGHLYVNKVAGNFHITVGKAIPHPRGHAHLAALVSHESYNFSHRIDHLSFGELIPGIINPLDGTEKIASDHNQMFQYFITVVPTKLHTHKISAETHQFSVTERERIINHAAGSHGVSGIFMKYDISSLMVTVTEEHMPFWQFLVRLCGIIGGIFSTTGILHGFGRFVAEVIFCRFRLGSYRSTSVPLPDGHTSNHLPLITDNSTH; the protein is encoded by the exons TTTCTCTGATAGCATTTACAACGATAGCTTTCCTGACTGTAATGGAGTTCATGGTATATCGGGACACATGGATGAAATATGAATATGAAGTAGACAAGGATTTTACTAG taaattAAGAATCAATATTGATATTACAGTTGCCATGAGGTGTCAAT ATGTGGGGGCTGATGTTCTGGATTTAGCAGAAACAATGGTTGCCTCTGCAGATGGGCTAATCTATGAACCA gtAGTATTTGATCTCAGCCCACAACAGAAAGAATGGCAAAG GATGCTGCAGCTAATTCAGAGTAGGTTACAGGAAGAACACTCTCTTCAAGATGTGATATTCAAAAGTGCTTTCAAAAGTGCTTCTACAGCACTGCCACCTCG GGAAGATAATTCATTACAGTCTCCAGATGCATGCAGAATTCATGGTCATCTCTATGTCAATAAAGTGGCAGGGAATTTTCACATAACTGTGGGCAA GGCAATTCCACACCCTCGAGGCCATGCACACTTGGCAGCCCTTGTAAGCCATGAGT CCTATAACTTCTCTCACAGAATAGATCATTTGTCATTTGGAGAGCTTATTCCAGGAATTATTAATCCTTTGGATGGAACAGAAAAAATAGCATCAGATC acAACCAGATGTTCCAGTATTTTATCACAGTTGTGCCAACCAAACTCCATACACATaaaatttcagcagaaactcATCAATTTTCAGTGACAGAAAGG gAAAGAATAATTAACCATGCAGCTGGCAGCCATGGAGTGTCAGGAATATTCATGAAATATGATATCAGTTCACTTATGGTGACAGTGACAGAAGAACACATGCCTTTTTGGCAGTTCTTAGTGAGGCTTTGTGGCATTATTGGGGGAATTTTTTCAACTACAG GAATTTTACATGGCTTTGGAAGATTTGTAGCAGAAGTTATTTTTTGCCGTTTCAGACTGGGCTCTTATAGGTCCACATCG GTCCCACTTCCTGATGGCCACACAAGCAACCACTTACCTCTAATTACAGACAATAGTACGCATTAG